Sequence from the Chloroflexota bacterium genome:
GGCGATTTCGTAGGCCTGGTTGGCAATGTGCAGGGGCTTGAAATCTTCCGCCGCGCGGCGCACGGCTTCGGGCAGTTGCGCCAGCTGCGAGATGAGTTCCACCTCGGCGGGGTGGAGGGTGTGCGCGGGGGCGAGGGCGTCCGCGGGGGCTTCCCCGGCCTTGCGCAGGATGCTGTTGGCGCGCACGTGGGCGTATTGAATGTAGGGCGCGGCCACGCCGTTGAAGTCCAAAGCGCGTTCCCAGTCGAAGGTCACGATTTTGGTGTTTTCGCGCGCCAGCATGGTGTATTTGATGGCGCCCATGCCCACCGCGGCGGCCACCGCGTCTTTGGTGGCGTCGTCTAAGGCGGGGTTCTTCTCTTCCACCACCGCGCGGGCGCGGGCCGCGGCTTCCCGCATCAGGTCTTCCAGCAGCACCACCGTGCCTTCCCGCGACGACATGGTGACGTTCCCCGGCAGGTTGACCACCTCGTAGGCTAAGTGGTAGAGTTTGTCAGCCCACGGGTAGCCCATCACTTCCAGGGTTTTGAAAATTTGCTGCATGTAGAGGGACTGGCGGACATCAATGACGTAGATGCTGCGCGCCAGGTCGGGGTATTCCCGGAATTTGAGGATCGCGAGGGGCAGGTCTTTGGTGGCGTAAAGCGAGGTGCCGTCGGAACGCAGCACGACATAGGAGCGGTAGGTTTCCTTTTTCAGGCCGAGGAGTTCGTCGAGATGCACCACCACTGGGCCGTCGGGGCGCTCGTCGGTGGCGATGCCTTTGGCAATCATTTCCTCGACGAGTTCCTTGCCGGGGTCTTCCACCTCGCTTTCAAAATACACGCGGTCAAAGTGCACGCCTAAGCGCTTGTATACCTCATCGAAGCCTTCCAGCGACCACTGGCGGGTTTTCTCCCACAGGGCGACGATTTCGGGGTCGCGGGCATCCCAGCGGGCGAAGAGGGCGCGCACCTCGGCTTCCAGGTCGGGGTTGGCGTCTAAGCGCTTGACGGCCTCGGCGTAGAGGTCGCCCATCCAGCGGATTTTGCCTTCCGCGGGCGGCTCTTCGCCGTGGTGGTAGTTGATGTAGTTCCACAGCCACTTGATGACGTGCAGGCCGATGTCGCCGATGTAGTTGGCGCGCACCACGTCGTAGCCCGCGGCTTCCAGAATGCGGCACACCGACTCGCCCAAAATCACATTGCGCAGGTGCCCGACGTGAAAAGCCTTGTGGGTGTTGGGCTGGGAATATTCCACCAGCACCCGCTGCCCGCGGGCGGGCAGGCTGCCGAAGCGCTGCTTTTGCCGGAAGGCAGCGGCGAGGACATGGTGGGCGTAAGCCGCGGGGTCGAAATACAGGTTGAGGTAGCCGCGCACGGCTTCCACTTTTTGGAAGCCCTCCGGGGTGCCCAGGGCCTCGGCCACCAGCTCGGCGATTTGCTGCGCCCGCTGGGGCACTTTCACGCCCTGGGGGGCTTTGCCGGCGCGGGCTTCCTGCGCGGCCACGCGGAAGAAGTTGGTTGCCACGCCCCACGTGCCCGAAAAGGGAATCGGCGACCAGTCGAGGCTTTCGGGGGCGGGGATGTCGTGCTCGGCGAGGATGGAGCGGATTTGGGTGGCGATTTGGTGAAGTTCGTGTTCGAACATGAGCAGCCCTGGAAAAGTTAGGAATTGCGTGTTGCGAATTGCGAATGAGGAATTGCGTGTTGCGGAGAGGCTCAGGAGCGTTTCCTAATTCCTGATTCGCCATTCGCAATTAAAAGAAAGCGGAAGCCATGTAGCAAGCACGGCTCCCGCGACGGTACAAAGGCTTGGCGCGCGCTATGCGCTTTCGCCCTGCGCGGCCTGCGCTTCCAGCGCGTGAAGCCGTTTCATCAGGCGGCTCTTGCGGCGCGCGACGTTGTTCTTGTGCAGAATGCCTTTTTCGGCGGCTTTGTCTAAGGCTTTGATGGCCTGATAGACGTAAGCACGCGCGGCTTCCACGTCGCCGGCTTCCATCGCTTTGAGGGCTTTCTTGCTAAAGGTGCGCGCCCGGCCGCGGAACCAGCGGTTACGCAGGCGGCGCTTTTCGTTCTGGCGCATGCGCTTGGCAGCAGACTTGATGTTCGGCAAGGTCTTCCTCCCAGAAGTGATTTTTGGGCAGCAGTTTTCTTGAGGGTGTTTGAGGGTTGTTTACAGTCGCGGCGAAAGGCGAACTGCAAGGCTCAATTTTACTTCACTTTCCGGGCAGGGGCAAGAAAAACTGTGGCGTCGGGGATGTTTTCCCGCGGGCACAAGGGGGCTGAGCGGGGAAGCCCCCACTCAGCCCTGTTTTAGAGACTTCAGGGTGTGGTGTAGACGATGGTGAGCACGGCGTCGTTGAGGAAATAGCGATGGGTGCCACTGTTGTTCTGGAACTGATACCTGAATTGCACGCGTGTCTGGCCGATGCGGCTTTGCACGGCATTCAGCAGCCCGGAACTCGAGAAGGGGCCGGTAGGTTTGCTGCTGTAGGTGTAAATTGCACCTGTGGGGAAGCCAGGCACGAAATCGGCGGCATCCAGCACGCCATATTCATCGTGGTAGATCCGCATCCAGCCCAAAATGCCAAAGACGTCACCTTCCAGCGTGGCGTTGCTGAGGTCGAGGCTGGCCGAGACGACGTGCGCCCCTGCAGGGATGGACGAAATGTCGAAACTGAGGAACGCATCCATGCGATGGCCATTATACGAGCCTGCCCAGGGCTTGATTCCCACACCACCGTCATCAGCCACGTGGCCGTCTTCGGCAGAAATGGTGTGCAGCGTCACGGTGACGTTGGCTGGGGGGGCGGGCGTCGGCGTCGCGGTGGGCGTGGGGGAAGCCTCGACGACCTTGATGTCTACCCAGAAGGGGTTGCCGGTGGTGAGGCCAAAGACGATGCCCTTGTCGGAGCGCAGACGCCAGTAGCCGCGGTATGCCCCCGCGGTGGCGGGAGCGATCAAATTGACTGAAATGTCGACTTCTTGCCCTGGGGCAACGGTGCCGCTCACCGGCACGACCGACGGGCCGCCCATCGCGTCGCCGTGGTCGAAGACCAGCGCGTAGTTTTGCCAGGTGCAGGTGCCGACGTTTTGAAGCCTCCAGGTTTTGGTGAAATGCTGGTTGGGGAGGAATGTCGTGCCATCAGGGATGGTCACATCCTTCACAAAGTGGGCCAGATTACAAGGCCTGGGGGTTGGCGTCGGAGGGGCCACCGAAGGCGATGGCGTTGGCGTCAACGTTGGCGCGAGCGAAGCCGTGAGCGTAGGCGAAGCCGCGGGGAGAGGCGTTCCAGGCAAGGCCGTAGGCTGCCCCAAAGCAGCCTGGGTCTGTTGGGCTAAAACAGCCTGCACCGTCTGTGCAGCCGCTGTTTGGGCGGCCGAAAGGGAAGGCGTATTCCCCTGCGTTGGCAAACTGCATGCGAAAACGGCCAAAAGCATTACCGAAAGAACACCCCACATCAATTTCCTGTTCACTTTATTTTCCTCCTGAAGGCGTGCAGGGAAAAGGCGCGTCCCTATAACAACGAATAGCAAACCATTTATATCACTATACCACAACTTCAAGTCGAACATCCCGAAAACATGGTAAACTACCGCTCACCCCCTTTTTTCAAGGAGCAGGCACGCCCGATGAACGCCGGATATTTGTATGCCCTGCTGGCCTATTTGTTGTGGGGGCTTTTCCCTATTTACTGGCAACCGCTGGAAGCCATCCCAGCCACGCAGCTCATCGGCCACCGCATCGTGTGGTCGTTCATCTTCATGGTGGCTTTTTTGGCCGCCATCAAGCAAACGCGCCGCCTGCGCGGCCTGCTCACCGACCGACGGGTGGTGATGACCTATGGCTTCGCGGGGGCCTTGCTGGCAGGAAACTGGCTAACCTACGTTTGGGGCGTGACCCACGGCCACATTGTGGAAGCCAGTTTGGGTTATTTCATCAACCCTCTGCTCAGCGTGCTGCTGGGGCTGGTCGTGCTCAAGGAACACCTGTGGCCCTGGCAATGGGTCGCGATTGGACTGGCAACCCTCGGCGTGGCTTACCTCACCTGGACTTATGGCCGCCTGCCCTGGATTGCGCTGGCTCTGGCCATTACCTTCAGCCTCTACGGTCTGGTGACCAAAACAGCCCCCCTGGATGCCATCGACGGCCTTACTTTGGAAACCGGGCTGCTCTTTCTGCCTGCATTGGCCTTTTTACTGTGGTGCGAAGTCCAGGGTCAGGGCGCCTTCGGTCACGCCGGCGCGCTCGCCAACATCATGATGGTGGGTGCTGGCGCGGTTACGGCCATTCCCCTACTGTTCTTTGGCGCAGCAGCGCGGCGAGTGCCGCTCAGCGTGCTGGGCATTTTGCAATACCTCGCCCCCACGCTGCAATTTCTGCTCGGCGTGTTGGCCTATCATGAGCCTTTTACCCGTTCCCACCTCATCGGTTATAGCCTGGTATGGGTGGCGCTGGTGATCTTCTGGGTTGAAGGCGGGTTGCGCCACCGCAAATCGCTGCAACCTTTGCCAGAAGCATAGCAACACTTTCCCTCGCTCAGTGTGTTGTATAGCAATGAGCCACGCACGGCTCCATATTTGCCATTCTCTTCCCCGGAGTGTGCCATGACCACTTACACCCCCACCTACGCCCGAAGAACTGTTCTCGTACCGACGTTGTCACGCGCTGGCAACGCCGCCTTGATCATCGCCGCCAGCCTGTTCATCGCAGTGATGGCGCATGTGCGCCTGCCGCTGCCTTTCACCCCCGTGCCCCTCACCGGCCAGACTTTCGCGGTGCTGCTGGTGGGTGCCGCGTTGGGAAACCGCCGCGGTGCGGTTGCCGTGCTGGCTTACCTCGCTGAAGGTGCGGCCGGCCTGCCGGTGTTTGCCGGCGGTGCAGGGCTGGCCTATCTGCTGGGCCCCACCGGCGGCTATCTGCTCGGCTTCGTCGCGGCGGCCTTCCTCACCGGCTGGCTTGCCGAGCGCGGCGGCGACCGCCGCGTTGCCACCGCATGGGTTGGCTTCCTGCTGGGCGAAGTGGCCATCTATGCCGTCGGCGTGCCGTGGCTGGCGCGCTTCGTCGGCTTCCCGCAGGCCGTGGCGATGGGGCTGCTGCCTTTCATCGTGGGCGACACCGTGAAAGCGTTTGCCGCCGGGCTGCTGCTGCCCGCGGCGTGGCGGCTGGTCGGTGAGTAGGTTATGGATACCCAAGCCCTCGAATCTCGCTACACCTCCGGCCTGTACACCAAACGCCCGCTGACCATCGTGCGCGGCCAGGGGGCGCTGGTATGGGACGACCAGGGGCGCGCTTACATCGACTGCGTGGCCGGGCACGGCGTGGCCAACATCGGCCACAGCCACCCCAAAGTGGTGGAAGCCTTGCGTGCCCAGGCCGAGCGCATCATCACCTGCCCCGAAATGTTCTACAACGACACCCGCGCCCGCCTGCTGGAACGCTTAGGCAACCTGGTGCCAGGCATGGAGCGGGTCTTCCTGTGCAATTCAGGCACCGAAGCCGTGGAAGCCGCCATTAAGTTCGCCCGCTTCAGCACCGGCAGGGCGGGCATCGTGGCCGCGATGCGCGGCTTCCACGGGCGTACCCTCGGTTCGCTTTCCGCCACCTGGAACAAAAAATACCGCGCGCCGTTCCAGCCGCTGGTGCCGGAGTTCAGCCACATTCCCTACAACAAGCCTGCCGCCCTGCGGGAAGCCGTGACCGAAAACACCGCCGCCGTGCTGCTGGAAGCCGTGCAGGGGGAAGGCGGCATCCACCCCGCCACGCCCGAATTTTTGCAAACCGCGCAGGAAATCTGCCGCGAGCGCGGCGCGCTGCTCATCATCGACGAAATCCAGAGCGGCATGGGGCGCACGGGCAAGATGTTTGCCTTCCAGCATAGTGGCGTGCAGCCCGATCTGGTGACGCTGGCCAAGGGCATCGCCGGAGGGGTGCCGATGGGCGCGGTGCTGATTGGCGAGCGCGTCGCCCCGCTGAAACCGGGCATCCACGGCACCACTTTTGGCGGCAACCCCCTCGCCGCGGCGGCTTCCTTAGCCACGCTGGACGTGCTGGAAGGGGAAAACCTGCCCCAGCGGGCAGCCGAAACCGGGGCTTATTTCCTGGAACGCCTGCGCAGCATCCAAAACCCCCTGATTCGTGAGGTGCGCGGCGCGGGGCTGATGATCGGCGTGGAACTGAAGCAGAAAGTGGCACCCGTCATTCAGGGCCTGATGGC
This genomic interval carries:
- a CDS encoding 30S ribosomal protein S20, coding for MPNIKSAAKRMRQNEKRRLRNRWFRGRARTFSKKALKAMEAGDVEAARAYVYQAIKALDKAAEKGILHKNNVARRKSRLMKRLHALEAQAAQGESA
- a CDS encoding aspartate aminotransferase family protein, encoding MDTQALESRYTSGLYTKRPLTIVRGQGALVWDDQGRAYIDCVAGHGVANIGHSHPKVVEALRAQAERIITCPEMFYNDTRARLLERLGNLVPGMERVFLCNSGTEAVEAAIKFARFSTGRAGIVAAMRGFHGRTLGSLSATWNKKYRAPFQPLVPEFSHIPYNKPAALREAVTENTAAVLLEAVQGEGGIHPATPEFLQTAQEICRERGALLIIDEIQSGMGRTGKMFAFQHSGVQPDLVTLAKGIAGGVPMGAVLIGERVAPLKPGIHGTTFGGNPLAAAASLATLDVLEGENLPQRAAETGAYFLERLRSIQNPLIREVRGAGLMIGVELKQKVAPVIQGLMAHGVLALPAGMTVVRFLPPLVITTAQIDTVVAAFKATLEDVAG
- the argS gene encoding arginine--tRNA ligase — encoded protein: MFEHELHQIATQIRSILAEHDIPAPESLDWSPIPFSGTWGVATNFFRVAAQEARAGKAPQGVKVPQRAQQIAELVAEALGTPEGFQKVEAVRGYLNLYFDPAAYAHHVLAAAFRQKQRFGSLPARGQRVLVEYSQPNTHKAFHVGHLRNVILGESVCRILEAAGYDVVRANYIGDIGLHVIKWLWNYINYHHGEEPPAEGKIRWMGDLYAEAVKRLDANPDLEAEVRALFARWDARDPEIVALWEKTRQWSLEGFDEVYKRLGVHFDRVYFESEVEDPGKELVEEMIAKGIATDERPDGPVVVHLDELLGLKKETYRSYVVLRSDGTSLYATKDLPLAILKFREYPDLARSIYVIDVRQSLYMQQIFKTLEVMGYPWADKLYHLAYEVVNLPGNVTMSSREGTVVLLEDLMREAAARARAVVEEKNPALDDATKDAVAAAVGMGAIKYTMLARENTKIVTFDWERALDFNGVAAPYIQYAHVRANSILRKAGEAPADALAPAHTLHPAEVELISQLAQLPEAVRRAAEDFKPLHIANQAYEIARAFNDFYNQCPVLNAEGEDVVAFRLRLVAAAKYALAAALRLLAIEAPERM
- a CDS encoding biotin transporter BioY, with amino-acid sequence MTTYTPTYARRTVLVPTLSRAGNAALIIAASLFIAVMAHVRLPLPFTPVPLTGQTFAVLLVGAALGNRRGAVAVLAYLAEGAAGLPVFAGGAGLAYLLGPTGGYLLGFVAAAFLTGWLAERGGDRRVATAWVGFLLGEVAIYAVGVPWLARFVGFPQAVAMGLLPFIVGDTVKAFAAGLLLPAAWRLVGE
- the rarD gene encoding EamA family transporter RarD, whose translation is MNAGYLYALLAYLLWGLFPIYWQPLEAIPATQLIGHRIVWSFIFMVAFLAAIKQTRRLRGLLTDRRVVMTYGFAGALLAGNWLTYVWGVTHGHIVEASLGYFINPLLSVLLGLVVLKEHLWPWQWVAIGLATLGVAYLTWTYGRLPWIALALAITFSLYGLVTKTAPLDAIDGLTLETGLLFLPALAFLLWCEVQGQGAFGHAGALANIMMVGAGAVTAIPLLFFGAAARRVPLSVLGILQYLAPTLQFLLGVLAYHEPFTRSHLIGYSLVWVALVIFWVEGGLRHRKSLQPLPEA